A region of Saccharomyces mikatae IFO 1815 strain IFO1815 genome assembly, chromosome: 12 DNA encodes the following proteins:
- the ALT1 gene encoding alanine transaminase ALT1 (similar to Saccharomyces cerevisiae ALT2 (YDR111C) and ALT1 (YLR089C); ancestral locus Anc_8.263) — translation MSYLSAKTHFTVSNSISQAIKSYHIRTLTSRAEKMPHISTPFTTSASNTNLKAFRKIRPVLQRHSSSWIAAQNHRRSLSGQSSLNDLRHLNRFPHHTLKTSNNEFYPAEQLTLDDVNENVLKAKYAVRGAIPMRAEELKAQLEKDPQSLPFNKIINANIGNPQQLQQKPLTYYRQVLSLLQYPELLNQNEQQLVDSKLFKLDAIKRAKSLMEEIGGSVGAYSSSQGVEGIRRSVAEFITKRDEGEISYPEDIFLTAGASAAVNYLLSIFCRGPETGVLIPIPQYPLYTATLALNNSQALPYYLDESSGWSTNPEEIETVVKEAIENEIKSTVLVVINPGNPTGAVLSPESIAQIFEVAAKYGTVVIADEVYQENIFPGTKFHSMKKILRHLQREHPGKFDNVQLASLHSTSKGVSGECGQRGGYMELTGFSHEMRQVILKLASISLCPVVTGQALVDLMVRPPLEGEESFESDQAERNSIHEKLITRAMTLYKTFNSLEGIECQKPQGAMYLFPKIDLPFRAVQEARHLELTPDEFYCKKLLESTGICTVPGSGFGQEPGTYHLRTTFLAPGLEWIKKWETFHKEFFDHYRD, via the coding sequence ATGTCATATCTGTCAGCCAAAACCCATTTCACAGTGAGCAACTCCATAAGTCAGGCTATCAAGTCGTATCATATAAGAACTCTCACTTCACGCGCAGAAAAAATGCCACATATCTCTACTCCCTTCACCACTTCAGCTAGTAatacaaatttgaaagcTTTCAGGAAAATTAGGCCAGTCTTACAGAGGCATAGCTCTTCCTGGATTGCTGCTCAAAACCATAGACGTTCACTATCTGGGCAGTCTTCTCTGAACGACTTGCGTCATTTGAACCGCTTTCCACATCATACGTTGAAAACCTCGAATAATGAATTTTATCCTGCTGAACAGTTGACTTTAGATGACGTAAATGAAAATGTCTTGAAAGCTAAATATGCCGTCAGAGGTGCCATTCCAATGAGAGCTGAAGAACTCAAAGCTCAACTGGAGAAAGATCCTCAATCGTTGCCGTTCAATAAGATCATCAATGCTAATATTGGTAATCCTCAGCAACTACAACAAAAACCTTTGACTTACTACAGGCAGGTCTTGTCTCTCTTACAATATCCAGAACTATTGAATCAAAATGAGCAACAATTAGTTGACtcaaaattgttcaagCTAGATGCAATTAAACGTGCAAAAAGCTTAATGGAGGAGATCGGTGGTTCTGTTGGTGcttattcttcttcccaAGGTGTTGAAGGAATAAGGAGAAGTGTCGCTGAATTCATAACAAAGAGAGATGAAGGTGAGATATCATATCCAGAGGACATTTTCTTAACTGCTGGTGCATCGGCAGCTGTTAATTACTTGTTATCCATATTTTGTAGAGGTCCGGAAACAGGTGTCTTGATTCCCATCCCACAATATCCGTTATATACTGCCACTCTGGCCTTAAACAATTCTCAAGCCCTACCGTATTATTTAGACGAAAGTTCAGGTTGGTCAACTAAtccagaagaaattgaaactGTCGTCAAAGAGGCTATAGAAAACGAAATCAAATCTACAGTACTGGTAGTAATCAATCCAGGTAATCCTACCGGTGCCGTCTTATCACCCGAATCGATAGCTCAGATATTTGAAGTTGCAGCCAAATACGGTACAGTAGTAATAGCTGACGAAGTTTACCAGGAAAACATCTTTCCTGGCACTAAGTTCCAttctatgaaaaaaattttgagacATTTGCAAAGAGAGCATCCAGGTAAATTCGATAATGTTCAGCTAGCTTCTTTGCACTCAACTTCTAAGGGTGTTTCCGGTGAATGTGGCCAAAGAGGTGGCTACATGGAACTAACCGGGTTCAGTCATGAAATGAGACAAGTTATTCTGAAACTAGCCTCAATTTCGTTGTGTCCTGTCGTCACTGGTCAGGCTTTGGTTGACTTGATGGTTCGTCCACCCTTGGAAGGTGAAGAATCATTTGAGTCAGACCAGGCAGAGCGTAACTCCATTCACGAAAAGTTAATTACAAGAGCAATGACCTTGTACAAGACATTCAACTCCTTAGAAGGCATTGAATGTCAAAAGCCTCAAGGTGCCATGTACTTATTCCCCAAGATAGACTTACCTTTTAGGGCAGTTCAAGAGGCTCGCCATTTAGAGCTAACTCCAGATGAATTTTATTGTAAGAAGTTATTAGAGTCTACTGGTATCTGTACCGTTCCTGGTTCCGGATTTGGTCAAGAACCGGGTACTTATCATTTAAGGACAACATTTTTGGCACCTGGTCTCGAATGGATTAAGAAATGGGAAACTTTCCATAAAGAATTTTTCGATCACTACCGCGATTGA
- the XDJ1 gene encoding Xdj1p (similar to Saccharomyces cerevisiae XDJ1 (YLR090W); ancestral locus Anc_8.264), translating into MSGSDRRYQLYDVLGVTSDASVQEIKTAYRKLALKHHPDKYVDQNSKEVNEIKFKEITAAYEILSDPEKKSHYDLYGDDYGTAGSTGADGFGDDDFMNFFNNFFNSGDHEGNDFPREYDTYEEDKCKSSKDIDIDIFLTVKDLYMGKKLKFELKRQIVCMVCHGSGWKLKKKIHVTHEVECESCGGKGSKERLKRFGPGLVASQWVTCEKCHGKGKYVKRPKNPKNFCPDCAGVGLQSKKEIITVNVAPGHHFNDVITIKGMADEELDKSACGDLKFHLVEKQENLEQKQIFLKNFDEGSAEDLYTSATISLSEALTGFEKFLTRTFDDRLLTLSIKPGRVIRPGDVIKITNEGWPIMDDPRGQRGDLYVFIHIEFPPDNWFNEKSELLAIKTMLPSSSSCTFQTTANTGEDDRNPINNETISNFQIINMEELPEGMKIFNSESQNSAHQKAKSSYCPMQ; encoded by the coding sequence ATGAGTGGCAGTGACAGAAGATACCAGTTATACGATGTGTTGGGGGTGACAAGTGATGCGAGTGTGCAGGAGATTAAAACTGCTTATAGGAAGCTTGCCCTGAAACATCATCCGGATAAATACGTGGACCAGAACTCAAAGGAGGTAAATGagatcaaattcaaagagaTTACTGCAGCTTATGAAATCTTGAGTGATCCAGAGAAGAAATCGCATTACGACTTGTATGGTGATGATTATGGTACTGCTGGTAGCACTGGTGCAGATGGATTTGGagatgatgattttatgaatttctttaataatttcttcaacagtGGGGACCATGAGGGAAATGATTTCCCCAGGGAGTACGATACGTATGAGGAGGATAAGTGTAAGAGCTCCAAAGATATCGAtattgatatatttttgaCTGTGAAAGACTTGTACATGGGCAAGAAGTTAAAGTTTGAGTTGAAAAGACAAATTGTATGCATGGTATGCCACGGCTCTGGTTggaaactgaagaagaaaattcacGTCACACACGAAGTAGAATGTGAATCTTGCGGTGGAAAGGGCTCAAAGGAACGTCTCAAGAGATTTGGACCAGGTTTGGTAGCGTCACAATGGGTGACATGTGAGAAATGTCATGGCAAAGGAAAGTACGTCAAAAGACCCAAGAACCCGAAGAATTTCTGTCCTGATTGTGCAGGAGTGGGGCTCCAGTCtaagaaagaaatcatCACAGTAAACGTGGCTCCAGGCCACCATTTTAACGATGTCATTACGATCAAGGGGATGGCCGACGAAGAACTTGATAAGTCTGCATGTGGTGATTTAAAGTTCCATCTTGTcgaaaaacaagaaaacctGGAGCAGAAGCAGATCTTCTTGAAGAACTTTGACGAAGGCAGCGCGGAAGATTTATATACAAGCGCTACTATATCACTAAGCGAGGCATTAACAGGGTTTGAGAAGTTTTTAACAAGAACGTTCGACGATAGGTTGTTGACATTGAGCATCAAGCCTGGGAGGGTGATAAGGCCTGGCGATGTTATTAAAATCACTAATGAAGGTTGGCCTATTATGGATGACCCCCGTGGTCAACGCGGTGATTTGTATGTGTTTATTCATATAGAATTTCCACCAGATAATTggttcaatgaaaaatcagaaTTACTGGCAATAAAGACGATGCTGCCGTCGTCTTCATCTTGTACGTTCCAGACCACTGCAAATACTGGAGAAGACGACAGAAATCCGATTAACAACGAAACTATATCGAATTTCCAGATCATTAACATGGAAGAACTCCCTGAGGGAATGAAGATCTTCAATTCAGAATCGCAAAATTCAGCGCATCAGAAAGCAAAAAGTTCTTACTGCCCTATGCAATGA
- the GEP5 gene encoding Gep5p (similar to Saccharomyces cerevisiae GEP5 (YLR091W); ancestral locus Anc_8.266) — MASRVNDLLLPVIQSIPLHQITKNALVTTLTDTQSDYKFKEIAVPLTKLLQVHEKAQRRQDLRTALKALESIIYQTHFKWNNPRPRHALLFQKHYHFLLTHWPFENHRLLVDSIAAHKGKLNSIPSKTTWLKADWATLFQVKNPWVQTPPTPKNLSETDLDAFTPERAFLVNSLGNQYKFLIANSHLSYNHKKYPSPGVQIPIRNALGEVSPPKQISRLFSRQLAYIYTSLFEENPPLSPANDIALMAIFNDKTMDRRFKRLYMRACARAYTITNADSTIEPLTFRCTQWDH; from the coding sequence ATGGCGTCTCGGGTCAACGACTTATTACTGCCCGTCATACAGTCTATACCGTTACATCAAATAACCAAGAATGCACTGGTAACTACGCTAACCGACACACAAAGTGATTACAAGTTTAAAGAAATAGCAGTGCCGCTGACCAAATTACTACAAGTGCACGAGAAGGCACAGAGAAGACAAGACCTAAGAACCGCTTTGAAAGCGCTGGAGAGCATCATTTACCAGACGCACTTTAAATGGAACAATCCACGCCCAAGACATGcgcttctttttcagaaacACTACCACTTCCTACTGACTCACTGGCCCTTTGAAAACCACAGACTTTTGGTAGATTCCATCGCTGCACATAAAGGAAAACTGAATTCTATACCCTCAAAGACAACCTGGCTGAAGGCAGATTGGGCAACTCTGTTTCAAGTGAAAAATCCTTGGGTCCAAACACCGCCCACACCAAAAAACCTCAGTGAGACAGATCTTGATGCCTTCACGCCAGAAAGGGCATTTCTTGTCAATTCCCTTGGGAACCAGTACAAGTTCTTGATAGCGAACAGTCATCTAAGCTATAATCACAAGAAATACCCCTCCCCCGGCGTGCAAATTCCCATCAGGAATGCCCTTGGCGAAGTTTCTCCGCCTAAACAAATCTCCCGGCTCTTCTCAAGACAACTGGCCTACATTTACACGAGTCTATTTGAGGAAAATCCCCCACTCTCTCCTGCAAACGACATAGCATTAATGGCTATTTTCAACGATAAAACAATGGACCGGCGCTTTAAAAGGCTTTATATGCGCGCTTGTGCAAGGGCGTATACGATCACCAATGCAGATTCTACCATAGAACCTTTGACATTTCGTTGCACCCAGTGGGACCATTAA
- the SUL2 gene encoding sulfate permease (similar to Saccharomyces cerevisiae SUL2 (YLR092W); ancestral locus Anc_8.271): MSRETYPNLEEVEIPDFQDTSNTVPDLDDLELEYDQYKNNENNDAFKDNDLESNSVAKPNAVGNGKGAKGSKIEYFNPSDVSLYDNSVSQFEESTVSLKEYYDHSIRSHLTLKGARDYLKSVFPIINWLPHYNFNWFTADLIAGITIGCVLVPQSMSYAQVATLPAQYGLYSSFIGAYSYSFFATSKDVCIGPVAVMSLQTAKVIADVTAKYPDGDPAITGPVIATTLALLCGIISAAIGFLRLGFLVELISLNAVAGFMTGSAFNILWGQVPALMGYNSLVNTRAATYKVVIETLKHLPDTKLDAVFGLIPLFLLYVWKWWCGTYGPILNDRYNSKNPRLHKILKWTYFYAQASRNGVIIVVFTCIGWAITRGKSKSERPISILGSVPSGLKEVGVFHVPSGLMSKLGPNLPASIIVLLLEHIAISKSFGRINDYKVVPDQELIAIGVSNLLGTFFNAYPATGSFSRSALKAKCNVRTPLSGLFSGSCVLLALYCLTGAFFYIPKATLSAVIIHAVSDLLASYQTTWNFWKMNPLDFICFIVTVLITVFASIEDGIYFAMCWSCAMLLLKMAFPAGKFLGRVEIAEVTDAYIKANSDAVSYTSENNNGIRTSEEGDEYEKDSSTKYITNSSKKIETNVQTKSFDSPSSLITQPRMKYHTKWVPFDHKYTRELNPDIQILPPPEGVLVYRLSESYTYLNCSRHYNIITEKVKEVTRRGQLIRHRKKSDRPWNDPGPWEAPAFLKNLKFWKKRESDSEFLENAPDNSIGTERDDRPLLKILCLDFSQVAQTDATALQSLVDLRKVINQYADRQVEFHFVGIISPWVKRGLVSRGFGTLNEEYSDESIVAGHTSYHVARVPQSKENSDKYSVYTASGTNLPFFHIDIPDFAKWDI, from the coding sequence ATGTCCAGGGAAACTTATCCAAATCTAGAAGAGGTGGAAATCCCTGATTTTCAGGACACTAGTAATACTGTTCCGGATCTTGATGATCTAGAATTAGAGTATGaccaatataaaaataatgaaaataatgacgCATTTAAAGATAATGACTTGGAGAGCAATTCTGTTGCAAAGCCCAACGCAGTAGGCAATGGCAAAGGTGCAAAAGGCTCAAAAATTGAGTATTTCAATCCTTCGGATGTCTCATTGTATGATAATTCAGTTTCCCAATTTGAAGAGTCAACCGTATCGTTAAAGGAATACTACGATCATAGCATACGGTCGCATCTTACTTTGAAAGGAGCACGCGATTATCTTAAGAGTGTCTTCCCAATTATCAACTGGCTACCACATTATAATTTCAACTGGTTTACAGCTGACCTCATTGCAGGTATCACCATTGGTTGTGTTCTTGTGCCACAGTCCATGTCTTATGCGCAAGTTGCCACGCTACCAGCGCAGTATGGGTTGTATTCTTCATTTATTGGTGCATACTCCTACTCCTTTTTTGCTACTTCTAAAGATGTTTGTATTGGACCTGTTGCAGTCATGTCTCTACAAACCGCCAAAGTCATTGCAGATGTCACGGCAAAATACCCAGATGGAGATCCTGCCATTACTGGTCCTGTTATTGCAACAACACTGGCGCTGTTATGTGGGATCATTTCAGCGGCCATTGGTTTCTTACGTTTAGGTTTTCTCGTTGAATTGATTTCTCTAAATGCTGTTGCTGGATTTATGACCGGGTCCGCCTTCAATATCCTATGGGGTCAAGTACCAGCACTTATGGGTTATAATAGTCTGGTTAATACGAGAGCAGCCACTTACAAAGTTGTCATAGAAACCTTGAAACATTTGCCAGATACTAAACTGGATGCAGTATTTGGGCTCATTCcacttttccttctttacGTTTGGAAATGGTGGTGCGGGACATATGGTCCAATATTGAACGACAGGTATAATTCTAAAAATCCAAGATTGCACAAAATTTTAAAGTGGACATATTTCTACGCCCAAGCTTCCAGAAATGGTGTCATTATTGTTGTGTTCACTTGTATCGGTTGGGCTATTACAAGAGGCAAATCCAAATCGGAAAGACCCATAAGTATTCTAGGCTCTGTTCCATCTGGTTTAAAAGAGGTTGGTGTTTTCCACGTTCCATCCGGATTAATGTCTAAGCTTGGTCCAAACTTACCTGCATCAATTATTGTGTTATTGTTAGAACATATAGCCATCTCGAAATCTTTCGGTAGAATCAACGATTATAAAGTAGTCCCTGATCAAGAGTTGATTGCTATTGGtgtttcaaatcttttggGTACCTTTTTCAACGCTTATCCTGCTACTGgttcattttcaagatcCGCTTTAAAGGCCAAGTGTAATGTCCGTACTCCATTGTCTGGTTTGTTTTCTGGATCCTGTGTTCTTTTAGCGCTATATTGTTTGACTGGTGCATTCTTTTACATTCCAAAGGCCACTTTATCTGCAGTTATTATTCATGCTGTCTCTGATCTTTTGGCTTCTTACCAAACCACTTGGAACTTCTGGAAAATGAACCCATTAGATTTCATATGTTTCATCGTTACAGTATTAATCACGGTATTTGCCTCTATCGAGGATGGTATTTATTTCGCTATGTGCTGGTCATGTGCAATGCTCCTCTTAAAAATGGCATTCCCAGCCGGAAAATTCTTGGGTCGTGTGGAGATTGCTGAAGTTACTGATGCTTATATCAAAGCAAACTCTGATGCAGTTAGTTACACATCTGAAAACAACAACGGCATTCGTACTTCAGAAGAGGGTgatgaatatgaaaagGATAGTTCCACCAAATATATcacaaattcttcaaagaaaatagaaactAACGTCCAGACGAAGAGCTTTGATTCACCATCATCTTTAATAACCCAACCCAGAATGAAATACCATACTAAATGGGTTCCATTTGATCACAAATACACAAGAGAGTTAAACCCGGATATCCAAATTCTCCCCCCACCAGAAGGTGTCCTTGTTTATAGGCTATCCGAAAGTTACACCTATCTCAACTGTTCTAGACATTACAATATCATAACTGAAAAAGTCAAAGAAGTAACCAGACGTGGTCAATTAATTCGCCATAGGAAGAAATCGGACCGACCATGGAATGATCCAGGCCCATGGGAGGCACCTGCTTTCTTAAAGAATCTgaaattttggaagaaaagagaaagcgATTCAGAATTTCTGGAAAACGCACCCGACAACTCGATTGGTACTGAAAGAGATGATAGACCGTTATTAAAAATACTATGTTTAGACTTCTCACAAGTGGCACAAACAGATGCCACAGCCCTTCAATCATTAGTTGACTTGAGAAAGGTCATAAATCAATATGCTGATAGACAAGTTGAATTCCATTTTGTAGGCATCATTTCGCCATGGGTAAAGAGAGGTTTAGTTAGCAGAGGATTTGGTACTCTAAACGAAGAATATAGTGATGAATCCATTGTTGCCGGTCATACAAGTTATCACGTCGCAAGAGTACCTcaaagcaaagaaaattcGGATAAATATAGCGTTTACACTGCTTCGGGAACAAATCTACCTTTCTTCCATATCGATATTCCAGATTTTGCCAAATGGGATATTTAA
- the NYV1 gene encoding Nyv1p (similar to Saccharomyces cerevisiae NYV1 (YLR093C); ancestral locus Anc_8.276), which yields MKRFNVSYVEVIKNGETISSCFQPFQKNENYGTITSANEQITPVIFHNLIMDMVLPKVIPIKGNKVTKMSMNLIDGFDCFYSTDDHNPKTVYVCFTLVDIPKILPIRILSGLQDYDSNATNELLSSHVGQILDSFHEELVKYRNQTLNSSGNAQSSKGSGPNTISDIGDATEDQIKDVIQIMNDNIDKFLERQERVSLLVDKTSQLNSNSNKFRRKAVNIKEIMWWQKVKNITLLTFTIILFVSAAFMFFYLW from the exons ATGAAACGCTTTAATG TAAGTTACGTGGAAGTGATCAAAAATGGTGAAACAATCTCCAGTTGTTTCCAGCCGTTccagaaaaatgaaaactatGGTACCATAACCTCAGCGAACGAACAGATAACACCAGTTATCTTTCATAATTTAATCATGGATATGGTATTGCCGAAAGTGATTCCGATCAAGGGCAACAAAGTCACGAAGATGTCAATGAATCTCATTGACGGTTTCGATTGCTTCTACTCTACGGATGACCATAACCCCAAGACTGTGTACGTTTGTTTCACGTTGGTAGATATACCCAAAATCTTGCCCATTAGAATACTAAGTGGGCTACAGGATTATGATTCCAACGCCACAAACGAACTTTTAAGTTCTCATGTAGGTCAAATACTAGACTCATTCCATGAAGAGCTAGTAAAATACCGCAATCAAACTTTAAACAGTTCTGGGAATGCTCAGTCTAGTAAAGGAAGCGGTCCAAATACTATTAGTGACATCGGGGATGCCACCGAAGATCAAATAAAAGACGTCATTCAGATAATGAACGATAATATTGATAAGTTTTTAGAGAGGCAAGAAAGAGTTTCTCTACTGGTGGATAAAACCTCCCAACTAAATAGCAACAGTAATAAATTTAGACGTAAAGCAGTCAacataaaagaaataatgtGGTGgcaaaaagttaaaaataTTACACTATTGACTTTTACAATTATATTGTTTGTTAGTGCCGCTTTCATGTTCTTCTATCTGTGGTGA